A DNA window from Ornithobacterium rhinotracheale DSM 15997 contains the following coding sequences:
- the dapA gene encoding 4-hydroxy-tetrahydrodipicolinate synthase, with product MNKELIGTGVALVTPFLDNGEVDYQGLESLVNHAIDGGVEYLVVMGTTAEAATLTKEEKTEAIACINRANNGRVPMVLGIGGNNTREVIKQIESTDLTDYTAILSVSPYYNKPTQEGIYQHFKSIAESTEKDIILYNVPGRTGSNIEPATTIRLANDFENVVAIKEASPSYSQSASLLLNKPKDFLVLSGDDEYALPMTLAGGSGVISVIGQAMGEYTQMIRHALNREVDQAYEIFYKLLPLTRAIYKEGNPAGIKATLEHLNICDRNTRLPLIKASQQLSDEIKSYL from the coding sequence ATGAATAAAGAATTAATAGGTACAGGTGTAGCACTTGTAACTCCGTTTTTAGACAACGGCGAAGTGGATTATCAAGGATTGGAAAGTCTAGTAAATCACGCCATCGATGGCGGGGTGGAATACCTTGTTGTGATGGGGACTACGGCAGAGGCTGCTACTTTGACCAAGGAAGAAAAAACGGAAGCTATTGCCTGCATCAATAGAGCAAATAATGGTCGTGTGCCGATGGTGCTCGGTATTGGAGGAAACAATACAAGAGAAGTGATCAAACAGATAGAATCTACGGATTTAACTGATTACACAGCAATTTTATCGGTTTCGCCTTATTATAATAAGCCTACGCAAGAGGGAATTTACCAACATTTTAAAAGCATTGCGGAATCTACCGAAAAAGACATCATTTTATACAATGTCCCAGGAAGAACGGGCTCAAACATCGAGCCTGCAACTACGATTCGCTTAGCAAACGATTTTGAAAATGTGGTAGCCATTAAAGAGGCTTCGCCAAGCTATAGCCAGTCGGCAAGTTTACTTTTAAATAAGCCTAAAGACTTTTTGGTGCTTTCTGGCGATGATGAGTATGCTCTCCCGATGACTTTGGCAGGTGGCTCGGGCGTAATTTCGGTTATTGGGCAGGCGATGGGCGAATATACGCAAATGATTCGCCACGCACTTAATCGTGAAGTGGATCAAGCTTATGAAATTTTCTACAAACTTTTGCCACTTACGCGTGCTATTTACAAAGAAGGAAATCCTGCGGGAATCAAAGCTACTTTGGAACATTTGAACATCTGCGACAGAAACACCCGTTTGCCACTAATAAAAGCAAGCCAACAGCTTTCTGATGAAATTAAAAGTTATTTATAA
- a CDS encoding AAA family ATPase — MDYIKIKGFKSIKDTYIEIAPINILIGANGSGKSNFISFFDFIHAIYNLKLNEYTALKGGGDKILHKGKKITNELSFKIEFDSGNNGYEVNMKFGDDGFVITRENLIYKQDNWIISTSSNETKLKYSTIFRAKYIKNYLNGFRRYHFHDTGKNSPFSNYSNIENDSYFFYTDGSNIGAFLYKILNEDKSTYKKIIKNIKSIAPYFSDFYLVPNKEKNIRLQWNDIYSDTIYGANDFSDGTLRYIALSILFLQPNLPHTIIIDEPELGLHPTAISKLSGMIKIAASKNCQIIIATQSADLIKYFNPENIIKVDQENGESNFKRLSNEELKIWLENYTLDDLWKRNLIQGGQVNYF; from the coding sequence ATGGATTACATCAAAATAAAAGGTTTTAAATCAATAAAAGACACATATATAGAAATAGCGCCTATTAATATATTAATAGGCGCAAACGGTAGTGGTAAAAGTAACTTCATATCATTTTTCGATTTTATACACGCAATCTATAATCTCAAATTAAATGAATACACTGCGTTAAAAGGTGGTGGAGACAAAATTCTTCATAAAGGAAAAAAAATAACAAATGAACTTTCATTTAAAATTGAATTCGATTCTGGTAACAATGGATATGAAGTTAATATGAAATTTGGTGATGATGGATTTGTCATAACAAGAGAAAATTTAATTTACAAACAAGATAATTGGATTATTTCTACATCTAGCAATGAAACAAAGTTGAAATACTCTACAATTTTTAGAGCTAAATATATCAAAAATTATTTAAACGGATTTAGAAGGTATCATTTTCATGACACAGGAAAAAACTCACCTTTTTCAAATTACAGTAATATTGAAAATGATTCATACTTTTTCTATACAGATGGTTCAAATATTGGAGCTTTTCTATATAAAATCTTAAATGAGGATAAAAGTACATATAAAAAAATTATTAAAAACATAAAATCTATTGCTCCATATTTTTCTGATTTCTATCTAGTTCCAAATAAAGAAAAAAACATAAGATTACAATGGAATGATATTTATAGTGATACTATATATGGTGCTAATGATTTTTCTGATGGTACTCTGAGGTATATAGCTCTTTCAATTTTATTTCTCCAACCCAATCTCCCCCACACAATTATTATTGATGAGCCTGAATTAGGATTACATCCCACAGCTATATCAAAATTATCAGGTATGATAAAAATAGCAGCGTCCAAAAATTGTCAGATAATCATTGCTACCCAATCTGCCGACTTAATTAAGTACTTTAATCCAGAAAATATCATAAAAGTAGATCAAGAAAACGGAGAAAGTAATTTCAAAAGACTGAGCAATGAAGAACTTAAGATTTGGCTTGAAAATTACACCTTAGATGATTTGTGGAAAAGAAATTTAATTCAAGGCGGACAAGTAAATTATTTTTAA
- a CDS encoding DUF4276 family protein, with the protein MKRILIICEGQTELEFCNKIIYRYLIKHDIFVSSTIIGKSGGIVVWETLKNQIEKFLFNDTNIYVTTLIDFYGIHSNHKFPNWEKIEIINNKFEFVRLIEQGMKENIDIKIQNRFVPYIQLHEFEALLFIDIKYFENIFTDDELIGENVIKHLIETNNNPETINNKKETSPSHLLLNHIKGYNKVVYGNILAEEIGIENITKKAIRFNSWINKLINIFSDNVLF; encoded by the coding sequence ATGAAAAGAATTTTAATAATATGTGAGGGGCAGACAGAATTAGAGTTTTGTAATAAGATTATTTATAGATACTTAATAAAACATGATATTTTCGTATCATCGACAATTATTGGAAAATCTGGAGGTATTGTTGTTTGGGAGACTTTGAAAAATCAAATCGAAAAATTTTTATTTAACGATACTAATATTTACGTAACAACATTAATAGACTTTTACGGAATACATTCTAATCATAAATTTCCAAATTGGGAAAAAATAGAGATTATCAATAACAAGTTTGAATTTGTTAGACTCATCGAACAAGGAATGAAAGAAAATATTGATATAAAAATTCAAAATCGCTTTGTCCCATATATACAACTTCATGAATTTGAAGCTTTGTTATTTATTGATATTAAATACTTTGAGAATATCTTTACGGATGATGAGTTAATTGGGGAAAATGTAATTAAACATTTGATAGAAACAAATAATAACCCCGAAACGATTAACAATAAAAAAGAAACATCTCCTAGCCACCTACTATTAAATCATATTAAAGGCTATAACAAAGTAGTATATGGCAATATTTTAGCCGAAGAAATTGGGATAGAAAATATCACAAAAAAAGCTATTAGGTTCAATTCTTGGATAAATAAATTAATCAATATTTTTTCTGACAACGTACTATTCTAA
- a CDS encoding N-acetylmuramoyl-L-alanine amidase, whose protein sequence is MKNYWKKSLFILGALSIVSCTTTKHVKVVKTITKTDTIYVNPFKDVDVNNYVVAKPEGYTINNDYYPAVSQDFRQKFLILHYTALDTPKSLMVLSERNVSVHYVVNDYDDNQINALVSENKRAWHAGVSYWGGRTNLNDSSIGIEIVNMGNTYGEYQDFPDYQIKKVGALAKDIVSRYNIDPTHVLGHEDIAPQRKPDPGPKFPWKRLYDEYGVGAWYDEPTKIFYMNQFPEAQKDDMNFIADFQKDLATYGYEISPLGYWDEKSKKVVKAFQKHFRPTNYDGNLDAETWAILKALLKKYKSK, encoded by the coding sequence ATGAAGAATTATTGGAAAAAGAGCCTTTTTATACTTGGAGCTCTCAGCATTGTTTCATGTACTACAACTAAGCATGTAAAAGTGGTAAAAACCATTACCAAAACTGATACTATTTATGTAAATCCATTTAAAGATGTAGATGTAAATAATTATGTTGTCGCAAAACCAGAGGGCTACACCATCAACAACGACTACTACCCTGCCGTGAGTCAAGATTTTAGACAAAAATTTTTGATTTTACATTACACGGCACTTGACACGCCAAAATCACTTATGGTTTTGAGCGAAAGAAATGTGAGCGTGCACTATGTGGTAAACGACTATGATGACAACCAGATCAATGCACTTGTGAGCGAAAACAAACGCGCTTGGCATGCGGGCGTGAGCTACTGGGGCGGGCGTACTAATTTAAACGATTCTTCCATCGGGATAGAAATCGTAAACATGGGGAACACTTATGGAGAGTATCAGGATTTTCCAGATTACCAAATCAAAAAAGTAGGTGCCCTTGCCAAGGATATTGTGAGCCGTTACAACATCGATCCCACCCATGTTTTGGGACACGAAGATATTGCGCCACAGCGAAAACCAGATCCAGGACCTAAATTCCCTTGGAAAAGACTGTATGATGAGTATGGCGTGGGAGCTTGGTACGATGAACCTACCAAAATATTCTATATGAATCAATTTCCTGAGGCACAAAAAGATGACATGAATTTCATTGCAGATTTTCAGAAAGATTTAGCCACTTATGGCTATGAAATCTCACCTCTTGGCTACTGGGACGAAAAATCGAAAAAAGTGGTAAAAGCCTTTCAAAAACACTTTAGACCCACAAATTACGATGGAAACCTAGATGCAGAAACTTGGGCAATCTTAAAAGCTTTGCTTAAAAAATATAAATCTAAATAA
- a CDS encoding glycoside hydrolase family 3 protein, which produces MKKLLICSILILSLALKAQKNAPLYVNEIQMQWVDSLSQQMSLDEKVGQLFMVAAYTNKDSVHEKEIENLIAKEKIGGLIFMQDNAEKQVELANHYQNLSKYPLLIGMDAEWGLAMRLKNTHRFPWAITLGAVQNNDLVYQMGKKIAEHLAMVGAQFNFAPDIDVNVNPNNPIIGNRSFGSSPKNVAEKGFYYMKGMQDQRILASAKHFPGHGDTDQDSHQTLPTIAHSKARLEAIELAPFKDLIQKGVTAIMVAHLNVPAFEQDPKKPASLSKNIVTHLLKEKMGFQGIIITDALNMSGVTKNFPDGESDFIAFEAGNDILLFSQAVAKGKQKIIDAIKSGQISEQRLNESVRKILMAKYYSHLNQRKPLFAENLIQKLNDNESKTLNYQIFENAMTLLKNDKAQLPFSANEKIAWLPLGEENYEILAQNLAQLNIQQIGRNEKDLKKFDKIFISFHVSNASAYASYKISDADRKLIEDLSQKNKVSLAIFGSPYALKNLETQNIKSILVAYQNHQDCQEIVPEILFGKKNTLGKLPVDVKDFPVGSGLNLLEINIE; this is translated from the coding sequence ATGAAAAAATTGCTCATTTGCAGTATTCTCATTTTAAGCTTAGCCTTAAAAGCTCAAAAAAACGCTCCATTGTATGTAAACGAAATTCAAATGCAGTGGGTAGACAGCTTGTCTCAACAAATGTCTCTAGACGAAAAAGTGGGACAGCTATTTATGGTTGCGGCTTACACCAACAAGGATTCGGTGCATGAAAAAGAAATCGAAAATTTGATTGCCAAAGAAAAAATAGGCGGATTGATTTTTATGCAAGATAATGCCGAAAAGCAAGTTGAGCTAGCCAATCATTACCAGAATTTATCCAAATATCCACTACTCATAGGCATGGACGCTGAGTGGGGGCTCGCCATGCGGCTTAAAAACACACATCGTTTCCCGTGGGCAATAACGCTCGGGGCGGTGCAAAACAACGATTTGGTATACCAAATGGGCAAAAAAATCGCCGAACATCTAGCCATGGTGGGAGCTCAGTTTAATTTTGCGCCAGACATTGATGTAAATGTAAATCCTAACAATCCAATCATTGGGAATCGCTCATTTGGCTCATCGCCTAAAAATGTGGCAGAAAAGGGATTTTATTACATGAAAGGCATGCAAGATCAGCGAATTTTGGCTTCTGCCAAGCACTTCCCTGGGCACGGCGACACCGACCAGGATTCGCACCAAACGCTACCCACCATCGCACACAGCAAAGCTCGCCTAGAAGCCATAGAATTGGCACCTTTCAAAGATTTGATACAGAAGGGAGTTACTGCCATTATGGTAGCACATTTGAATGTTCCTGCCTTTGAACAAGATCCTAAAAAACCTGCTTCGCTTTCAAAAAATATTGTAACTCATTTATTGAAAGAAAAAATGGGATTTCAGGGAATTATCATTACCGATGCGCTCAATATGAGTGGCGTGACCAAAAATTTCCCTGACGGAGAATCGGATTTTATCGCCTTTGAGGCTGGAAACGATATTTTGCTATTTTCTCAAGCAGTGGCAAAGGGCAAACAAAAAATTATAGACGCCATAAAATCTGGACAAATTTCTGAACAAAGATTAAATGAGAGTGTTCGCAAGATTTTAATGGCTAAATACTACTCGCATTTAAATCAAAGAAAACCTCTTTTTGCTGAAAATTTAATCCAAAAATTAAATGACAATGAAAGCAAAACACTTAATTATCAAATTTTTGAAAATGCCATGACGCTGCTCAAAAACGATAAAGCTCAATTACCTTTTTCTGCCAATGAGAAAATTGCTTGGCTCCCACTAGGAGAAGAAAATTACGAAATTTTAGCTCAAAATTTAGCACAATTAAACATTCAGCAAATTGGTAGAAATGAAAAAGATTTAAAGAAATTTGATAAAATCTTTATTTCTTTTCATGTTTCTAATGCCTCTGCATATGCTTCCTACAAAATCAGCGATGCAGACCGCAAATTGATTGAGGATTTAAGTCAAAAAAATAAGGTTTCGCTTGCCATTTTTGGTAGTCCTTATGCACTAAAAAATTTAGAAACACAAAATATCAAAAGCATCTTGGTCGCATACCAAAACCACCAAGATTGTCAGGAAATTGTGCCAGAAATCCTTTTCGGCAAGAAAAACACGCTGGGCAAATTGCCTGTAGATGTAAAAGATTTCCCTGTGGGTTCAGGGCTTAATTTATTAGAAATCAATATTGAATAA
- the bshA gene encoding N-acetyl-alpha-D-glucosaminyl L-malate synthase BshA gives MKIGIVCYPTYGGSGIVATELGMEMAKKGHQVHFISYSLPARLDVTISNITFHQVHIKEYELFHYQPYSLALSTLIVEIAERQGLDLLHVHYAIPHAYAAYIAKQILKERGKDLPIITTLHGTDITLVGKHPSYKSAVEFSINQSDVVTTVSESLKRDTYTVFNISKPIEVIPNFIDNELYNDLGECIRSHIAEPDEKILIHVSNLRAVKRVTDVVEVFYRVQKEIPSKLIIVGEGPEWDNALHLIQKYNLDDKVKNFGKVKNLNQILCTSDLFVLPSAQESFGLAALEAMAAGVPVLSSDVGGIPEVNIDRKTGYVCNMGDVETMAQKAIELLSNDELLAEMKVNAKKRAHDFDIKNILPLYENLYQRVHEEF, from the coding sequence ATGAAAATAGGAATCGTCTGTTATCCCACCTATGGTGGGAGCGGAATCGTGGCAACAGAACTCGGTATGGAAATGGCTAAAAAAGGGCACCAAGTGCATTTTATAAGCTACAGCTTGCCAGCTCGTTTAGATGTCACTATTTCAAACATTACTTTTCATCAAGTACATATCAAGGAATACGAACTCTTCCATTACCAGCCTTATTCTCTTGCACTTAGCACACTTATTGTGGAAATCGCAGAGCGGCAAGGTTTGGATTTACTGCATGTGCATTATGCCATTCCGCATGCTTATGCGGCATACATTGCCAAGCAGATTTTAAAAGAAAGAGGGAAAGATTTGCCAATCATTACCACTTTGCATGGCACCGATATTACGCTTGTAGGGAAGCACCCATCGTATAAATCGGCAGTGGAGTTTAGCATCAATCAATCTGATGTGGTAACTACGGTTTCAGAAAGCTTAAAAAGAGATACTTACACGGTTTTTAATATTTCTAAACCGATTGAGGTGATTCCAAATTTTATAGACAATGAACTTTATAATGATTTGGGCGAATGTATCCGTAGCCACATTGCAGAACCAGATGAAAAGATTTTAATCCATGTATCGAATTTAAGAGCCGTAAAACGCGTAACCGATGTGGTGGAAGTGTTTTATCGTGTGCAGAAGGAAATCCCTTCCAAGCTCATTATTGTGGGCGAAGGTCCTGAATGGGACAATGCTCTACATTTAATCCAGAAATATAATTTGGACGACAAGGTGAAAAACTTTGGAAAAGTGAAAAACCTCAACCAAATTTTATGCACTTCGGATCTTTTTGTATTGCCTTCGGCACAAGAAAGTTTTGGATTGGCAGCACTTGAAGCCATGGCTGCGGGCGTGCCTGTTTTAAGCTCTGATGTGGGCGGAATCCCTGAGGTGAATATCGACCGAAAAACAGGCTATGTATGCAATATGGGTGATGTAGAGACCATGGCACAAAAGGCAATTGAACTTTTGAGCAATGATGAA